The genomic window GATCGCATGGTCAAGCCAGACCAGACAGACCAAATATCTCCGCCCCTGCCGGTGGCCTGGGAGGGGCTATCCACCCCAGCCTGGGGCGATTAGGGGACGCGCCGGCGGGACGAAAGGTAGTCAAGCGGCGGGAGATCGGCTAAAATTGTCGACCAGCAAAACGCTTAGCTATGATTTTCTTGCCAAATTTTGCAGATACCTTACTTTTTAGAGAGATGACCATGTCACAATTACCAAATTGCCCTAAATGCGACTCTGCCTACACATGGCAGCAGGATGAACAGCTTAATTGCCCGGAATGTGGCCACGAATGGTCGCTTGCAGAGGCGAGCGCCGGAACGGAAGAAGGGCTGGTGGTGCGCGACACTAACGGCAATCTCCTGGCGGACGGCGATGCGGTGACGGTTAT from Sodalis glossinidius str. 'morsitans' includes these protein-coding regions:
- a CDS encoding zinc ribbon domain-containing protein YjdM → MSQLPNCPKCDSAYTWQQDEQLNCPECGHEWSLAEASAGTEEGLVVRDTNGNLLADGDAVTVIKDLKVKGSTSMLKIGTKVKSIRLVEGNHNIDCKIEGFGAMKLKSEFVKKI